One Magnolia sinica isolate HGM2019 chromosome 2, MsV1, whole genome shotgun sequence genomic window, ctcatgccttaaaataagctgccaAACTGGTGGGAtgtgtggatttcacatatctCACATTTTATTCATATACGTGGGCTCTTTAATTTCATGTTCAACAATATTGTTAACATGGCCCGTTATGGATGgaccatataaaaataaaaataataaataaatatatagatGATCCTAATCTTCACATGAGCCTTTATCAATTAAATATGAAATGTTTTTGTCTTTTATTAGTTATTCAATTTAAAGACACCAGTAAAAGGGTTTGATTATTCTATTAAGAAAGATATAGTACATgttccatcaataaaaaataaaataaaaataaatcatgttttatatatatatataaattggcCATAGGTATATCAAATATAATGACATGACAATAATAGATTTTGTCACGTACTAACGAGAAAGAAATCGAGACAATAGAGGTAAATTTGATAAATTGTTAACTTCCAGGCATTAACCTTTTACATCCACTTAcaggtttatttttttatttatttatttatttatttttaaagaagtgTTTAATTTCAGGTATTAGAACTTTTTCAGACAAATTATCAAAAGGATTTACCGCTACTTAAGTACTAAAAtttagactcttgggagtttcaacacccggtcaagggttcgagcacccataggtggtgaaattccactagagtgagcgtgtggggtgtgtgtgaaaaaaaaaaaaaaaaaaaaaaaaagaaaaaaattgaaaaaaaaataaaaaaagaagcacTAAAATTTAGGACTCAAAGTTTTCAGTGGTTAAATTAATTTTCaactttatttttcagtttaccaaatGGCACCTATGCCAAACATCGTACAGCTGTATGACGAAAACGGACCCTTAATCTGGATCGTTTATTTGTACAGGCCACTGAGTTCAGGACACTCTGATCGAGGAAATATTCTGCCCCTATCCATCGTGGGACCCGTCAGATCAACGATGTGGATCACCGAACCACACGCTCCAGCTCGACATAATCACACGGCTCCGCAAACTAGACATATACATTTTGCAGAGGCCAAGCTTCAAACAGGCAGCGAGCAACAAAATGGTGAGAGGGAGCAGAGCCCTTTTGAAGGAAGCCGGCGTCAGCAAGGCCCTATCTGATCTTCTAGTCTGCCCCCTCTCCAAGCAACCGTTGAGGTCTTCTCTTCCACATCACGAAACCACTCTCGATAGATTCACCCTTTCTTCCTACTTTTGGTCATACACCATACTACGACTAAACACTTCTGTAATATGGTATCCACCCCAAGTGTAAAAGAAAGGGTGTGTCTATCAATCAGTCGGGTGTAGATATTAATTCAGAAAGAGGAAATCCACGGCtcattttctgcttcttcttttttccatagGCTGTGTCCAGAATCCAATTCTCTGATCAGCGACGCCCTCGGCGTTTCTTATCCTGTAAGTTCACTTCCCTTCTTCGGCAGTTATATTTTCAATATATGCCGTTGGAAATCTATGAATCTTTTTTCGCAATTGCGTGTTCGACAGCTGCGTGTGTAATTGCATTTTCCGTTGCTTGCACGATGCAGATGAGATGACTTATTGGGTAATAAAATCGGCAAACATAGTCGCTTGCCGAGGCGACTGATTCTGCTTGTGGGTCCTAATTCTTTTATCAAGACAGTTTATCAGATGGGCTCCACTGGAGATGGACGATGCCCCAAAAAGCCTTCAAGATTGGGATATCGTAATCCTTCCATCAGTGGCttacaaatggatggttgatgAAATCAAAACACCCtctgtcttttttcttttcttttcccttttttttttgaacgatTGCAACGGTCAACATTCAGTGGTGAAATTAGAATGGTGGGAATATTCTTCTGTAGTTCTGTGGTTTTTTGGAAGAAACGAGGACATTGATGATTGATCCTTTGTGATTGTTTTCGTTGGGCTTACCTATGTTGGGGGCATTGTTTGAATaatctccgatattatcgttatctctaGCTTGGCAATACCGATAACATCAGTAGTAAtattgataacactggtagtattagaaattccaagcaTCAACAATGTACTGCTAAGTACTGCCAACGaatcaatattgccaatattttcaattgtgtaaatccCATGCGTCGCTTGTATtgctaatgtatcgatatcgccattgtattgccaatattttcgaccgtgtaaattctaggtgatgcttgtatcacaagtgtattgtcgatatttcaataatatctctAATTTAGAGATATCACAGAAAGTTTgtctattaaaaaaatttatatatttcaaaatttttttatgagCGCATTGTTGTATGCAGTTTTCAATTTGCTGCTGCTAATATTGATGATATCTTCATATTATCGTTATCACAACACGCGTGATATCAAGACcataatcttttgtttcctttcttgttgttgatgatttctttgcAAAATATCAGGGATggaatgattggatggttagactgTTCTTTACAAAGACACGTGCTTTTAAAccctcattaaatggaaacttattgtgtatacattctttttgcaaaatttatattcctaaatatgcaaatatgtgtattttagcatctcttgaagtttcattgaaaattctaccgttttccccatgttttctcgcatttctggttatcagcgatattattggcgatatcgatactgTTTCCGTATCCcgaccaacgaaacttgtagcgataccgatacttcaaacactggttGGGGGTGCCATCATTGTAGGCATCTTGGATCCACATTCCAGGTTCATCTTTTCCTTGGTCTGTGGGTGATGATTTATACCCATCTCCATATGTAGGACCCTATGAGCCCAGTGACAATGGTTCTAAAACTCTTTGAATGGACTTGAAACTCAGCAGAGTCAGCTTGACTTGGTGATATTTCAAGCTGAGTCGCGAGTAAACTTGATTCTTAGACTGACTCGGCCTTGACTTGAGaagactcattgagtcaactctaTGCGACTCACTTTGACTTGCACATTCTTTTTAAATGACACACAGGGTGACCCATTGCTGATCCGAACCGTACATTCATTCATGCAACTAGGGGTAAGCCattgtgcaaaaatcatgccaatcaggTGATCCTAAGCTTCCAATCAACAACATGAAAACGGATACCCAAGATTGGctagagaaacaaaataggtccaatcatcatcgtGAAACATATACTAGATAGATCCTACTTtttatttcttatgattctaaagaaacactttgatttgatgattctaaccctgTGATttatggctaaaaaaaaaaagggccttaagggttaggatcatctgatcggcgtgattcttgcaccatggcttgcttctAATCGTATGAATGAAGGAATGGTTTAGGTCACCCTTGTGCCATTTCCAAGTTTTGGGATGTTGCTAAcgtccccatgaaggtggggacattagcaaaaccctttttttttaaagtatttcCCATTATTCATTGTTATAATTTTATTGTTATTAACTACTGAGTCAACTTGGGTCGAGTCTTTCAGTCGACCTGTCCCGAATGAACATCGGGTCGAGTcaagttttcaggtttttaaaCTATGCTAGTGAAATATCAATGCGCAAGTCAGCTATATTAGGTGTGAACAAAGACTACTCTCTGCAAGAAACTCATATCAAACTCCATTGCATTTTTATCAATTCCTTGCCTTTATTGTTTTGGAAAGTTATGGGGGTCTTATAATGTTAATTGtagggttttctttctttctcaataAAATTCATTACCATTTTAAGAAATATTGGGCTAAAAAAGCTTCCAACACATATATATGTCGGATGTAGCCACAATATATTTGTCTTAGCTGAAATTTCTAGTACATTGTATATCATCTCTATGTCATAACTGTTGTAGAAATTGTCTAGTAAGATAAATAAGAGCATAAGATTGACACCATATAATGTATCTAAGCATTGTTGGCAATTTTATAGACAATTTCTGGTTATCTGCTTTGATATTACATTGTACAGCAAATGGAATTATCTGACAAAACCATAAACAAATCAAAGTGAGTCAAATTAGCTCCAAAGCGTCCAACCTACTTCATAAACCCTTTTAACTGAAGCCTGAGCTGATCATACTGATTATTCTTGATGTGTTCATGAAAATTTAATTATGTATTTGCTTGATCCTGACAACATCTCTTTTCTGCCTTCTCGAATTAGTTTTCAAAACGACAGTGCTAAGGGAATCTGTTCTTTGTACAGTCACATTCTGCAATGTTTTATTATTCCTAGATATCGTGATATTTAGTGTCtttaaattctttaaaaaaaaaagaagaagtggtgGTATTTGATGTCCTGTGTTTGTGTGCGCTCTTTTATTTTGCAGATAGTTGATGGAATCCCTTGCTTAGTTCCAAAAGATGGCAAGTTGCTTAAGACTGACAACGCATCAAAACCTGACTCTGTTACTGAGTTATCCGTTGTGAACAATGAATCTTCAGGAGGAGGTGCACATTGAACAGTAATggttaaaaacaaaagaaaagacagAAGAGAAGGAAACCTTATACCATGACAAAGCTTTTTTGTACTTGAAATTTTCTTGTCTTGTTTATGCTAAAAGGGTGCGTCATGGGGGTACAGTATATTTCATCTCTCACTTTGGTACCATATATTTCATCTCTTACTTAGTTTTAGCACCAAATTTTGTGGTCCTGTTCTGGGTCTTGCTTGGcagtgtttttttaatttttaatttaattttattttatgtaaGCCAGTGAAAGCACGAtaccatttaattttttaataggaTGCATACACTTCCATGAGCTGGTTCACCTTCAGATTCATTTTGCTAACAAATGTGTTTGTAGTCCTCTCTCTAGAGAGCTTGGTAATTGTGACTGTTTCTGTTCACTTGCATGATTGTCATGACAGATAAAAGTAAATGGGGAAGGTCATTTTTCTAAAGCATTCTCTTATGATATTATCCAGCCCTGTGAGTAGAAGCATAGGTTGCACTACAGTTAATGGGGtgcaatcactgttgttttctcTTGCGAATGAAGTATAAAGTTTATTAGTATTCCATAATCAATGTTTTTGGATGTACAATGACTCTGGAGAACTTAAAACTATCAAGAAAGTGGTAGCTGATCCTGACAAATCAAGTATTTCACAACTCATTTCTATGTTTTAGTTTTTGTATAATTGGTAATTTGATTGCTTCATTCCCCATTTCCGTATTTTACTTTTTGAATCATTGGTAATTTGGTTGCTCCATTACCCACTTGAAAATCTGGTATGTTGCATGAGCATGGGAGATTTGGACAAGCGTAGGCAAAAGCAAAAATAGATTGCATTCTGCACACTGATGCTCATAATATACAAATCTGCAATGTTACTATCTAGGAAGTCTTGTCAGATTAACCAAGAGTTCAGTTTGCCAGCTCACCAACCTTAGTTTTGAATGTCTGGATCATTTAAGTGGCCTCAtaaatgtgatgatgttttttcaTTCCAAAGTGGTTGTTTGGATTATTATTTGTTAACCTCCattcttaaataaataaaaaagattatTATTAATTAACAACAATAGCTTCTAAAATCCTAGAAAACTGAAACATCACCAAGAAGTGCAATTTTGTGGGTTTGAGGAATTTTGTTCTCCATAGATAGCAAGCGGCATGAGTAGCCATGACCATTTGTGCTAACATCTTTCAATGGACACATGACAGTTCTTGCTCCAGCTGTGCATGATTTAATCTTTaagcattttcttttattttttaattttttaattttttttgtcatGAGGTTTTCACACTTTCGTGGATATGCTTCTCATGAGTAGGGTGGCAAACGGGCAAGGCCTGGGCTTGTCCATGTTGATTCCATGAGACTAGGATCTTGGCTTGAACACATCCCTAGCTACCTACAGGCCAGGATCGCAGCACCCATTTCCATTCCATTGTAGGAAATGGAGGCTTGAGCCCTATCTGGTGCACCCAGCTTGGCTGATTAAGTAGAGCCTAATGTCATGGCCTAGGTGCTTTCCCAAGTGTAGACCATGGGGCACTTGACTCACAACCCCTTCCTGGATGAGTCAGCGAACCACTAGCCAAGCTACTTGGAAGAGGAGTGCACACATTAGAACTCTAGTGCCTATAATTTTTCAGTTACCTGTCAAATGA contains:
- the LOC131237149 gene encoding uncharacterized protein LOC131237149, which codes for MVRGSRALLKEAGVSKALSDLLVCPLSKQPLRLCPESNSLISDALGVSYPIVDGIPCLVPKDGKLLKTDNASKPDSVTELSVVNNESSGGGAH